DNA from Ictalurus punctatus breed USDA103 chromosome 7, Coco_2.0, whole genome shotgun sequence:
TAGTATGCAAGTCCTTCGGGATTTTTCCAATTCTCATAAAGccattagctttttttttttgcactggagTGATTTCTAATGCAGCTAAAAGTAGCTGCAACCACTTTTCTGCTTGTTTTGGTTATACAATTCTACTTGTATAAGAAGAAACAAGCTAAATTAGTCAAATAAACCATTGTTTAAATTTTGAACTAAAGAAATTCAATCAGGTGAGTCCAAATTCAAGATGACGGCAATGTACAGTGTCAGAAATCTGATCAGCAGGTCCAGTTTCTTGGTACGAACTGATGTTTTCATTATGTATCAGCAAGGGTAAACTCAGATTTGGCTGAATGATTACAATTAATTAAGTTGAAAGAAAACCATTATGTTCCAGAAtaaattttcctttttttcctcctccagaTGGCCTTGTGTCCTACAGCAGCCCTGCTGGAGAGGAGATGACCATTGGTGGACAGCAAGTCTACCTTAATGACAGCGTGTATGATGGAGCCATGGGATACAGGTACTaatcccatttttaaaaaattctataTGTTGAACAATACAAACAAATCATTTGCTTGGTTCTATTTCTCAGCATGACGGAGGGTCTCGGGCAGTTGACAGATGGAAGTTGGGGTCTGGACGATTTCACTCAAAGCCACGTTTATGGTGTCTGGCCCGGATATGACTATGTGGGCTGGAGCAATGCTAGCTTTTCCAGCGGCTCTGTGGAAATGACATTCGAGTTTGACCGCATCCGAAACTTTACGTCAATGAAGGTGAGTGTGGAACTCCCGCTCAGTTCCTATACGTTTTCATCCAAACACTTATTCATATATCAAAATTGCAATTCTAAATTCCAACATCAGTTACGGTCTGCAATTTTTCCTCGCTTGTTGGATGATCAGTTTCAAAAATTCATGCCAATCCAGATCAGTATAGAGTTATGCCTTAGTTCCTGTATGTTACTCAAATCAATAATGGTGTGGAAGTTGTATGCCAAAAAACGTACACCATTGAAGGACTATGTGGACCTTTACTTCAGTTCTTGACATTAAGTCACCAATACCTGATTCTATGATAGTAGTTTTTATTAAACACAACGAATGTTTGATATCTCAAAGGTAATCCTTTTGCTTTTGTACGAATCATCCTTGCTCATCCTCTCAGGTTCACTGCAACAACATGTACACATCAGGGGTGAGAATATTCCAGAAAGTCGTCTGTTACTTTCACTCGGAGTCAGATTGGGAGGCCAGGCCTGTTTCTTTCAAGCCCATAGTGGACGTTACAAGCCCAAGTGCTCGATTTGTCACAGTGGCTCTGGGGAATCGCATGGCCAATGCCATTAGGTGTCAATTTGCCTTCAGTGACACTTGGATGATGTTCAGTGAGATTGCTTTCCAGTCAGGTAACACATGAACATGAAGACCCCATCTTCACGTATTCTTAATTTTACTTTGTAAACCAAGTCAAACTTGTCATCCTTGTTCAAATGGATGCTAAACAAAAAAGCAAGatactgctaatgctaacaaAGCAAAAGAATCCAGTAAATTCTCTTAGGGATTAAAGACCCTTCACTTTTCCCAAATCCAGATACAGCAGTGTATAATACCTCTCTTGTTCCAACGAAACGTGGCCATCCTACGAGCACGCAGCCAGGTAATGGATTTAGCTTTAGCTTTGGCATTTAGCTTTCTTGCACTGTTAACAGGATTGTTTGGGGGAAATCATATTGACACACATATTTTCTacataaaagtaaatataaaacaaatgtaGTCAATCAACTAAGACATGTTTCTTTGGTTATAGCATTATGAACTATAAACTGAACCATTATTTGGCTAAATAATACCAAGTAAAGACAAAACACATGGTCTCAAAAGTAATTCACTGGACAGAAATATGGCAATGGAGAATGTAAACAAAATTTCTGAAACTTTGCAATGAAATGAAACACGAAGCTGGTACTAAACATCTTTTCCGTGAAGTCCATTTATAACATTTGCAAGCTAACATTAGAACATTGAGACTGGTGAATACGTAACTAGATACAGCCACCTCATAATTAGTGCTAATACTGCCTAGTCATGAATAGATAAAATATAAGATTTAGATTCAAAGTCTGGGGAACTAGAATAAGGTAGCGAACAGTTGCTGGAAGTGCACCTTGACCATCTCCCAAAAGCAATGTCGGTCTAGTTTGAGTGCGAAGCACATGAACCGTATGGGTAAATGCCTACGGGTTAGAAAATTGgatatgaatgtgtgttttttgatacttatttactaatatttactaattattatttacattttatttacactagGACTCGATCCCACCCATAAGACTGATGACAGCAACACGCGCATCCTCATAGGCTGCTTGGTGGCCGTCATCGTCATCCTGCtggccatcatcatcattatcctcTGGAGACAGGTCTGGCAGAAGATGCTAgaaaaagtgagacagtctTGTCATTATCttcattatatcttttcaaTTTCATATTTGTATGAGGATTTTTAAGCAGCTAATGATATTCACCTTTTTAACACAGATTGGGATTTTTGGGTCTTTAGTATTACATCGAACAAGACGTTTCATACATCTTaggaaaaaagtttaaaaatctaaattatttccattaaaaataaataataggtAATAAATTAAGCAAGTAAGTTGTTATAAAATAATTGTCTAATGATTCCAGGCCTCACGTCGGATGTTGGATGATGAATTAAGTTCCCACCTCTCAGGCCACAGAGAACCTTTTTCTCATCGTCAGTCGTCCCTGTCTAGCGATTCAGAATCTACTGGCACATACGAGAGGGTTTTCCCACTGGGATTTGTGTATCAGGAGCCATCCGGGTTACGGAAATCACCAGAATTTCAGGCAATGGAAAATCTCGGTGAGGGCCAACAGTCCTAATCCTACTCTACCGCTACAGTACATATAGTATGAGTTCCTATAAGAAGAGTTAtaggttttaaaaaatggcttATTTAATGTGCATATATGTTTCATgcacattaaatatttttaatgcttGATTCGCAGCAGTCATGTCTGAATCGTCCGACCCGCATACATCCATCACTAAAGATGATGTCCCTCCCTACGCAGAAACAGATGTAGTGAGGCAGCAGAAAGCAACGAGCAGTCATTGTTATTCCATTGCAACAATCAGCATGCCTCCTGGACGAGATGGAGCATTGGAAGAATTTCCCAGAGAGAAGCTGACATTCAAAGACAAGCTTGGAGAAGGCCAGTTTGGAGAGGTCAGTGCAGAGGTGGACCTTTGCATCGGCAAAAAAAGAGACTTCAAGTTGTAATATTAAATTTAGCTCAGGTTAGATACAGTCTCTTAGATATTAACATCTCATAAACATCAGAAACACCACCTAAGAAACAAGACTAGGAAACCAGCAGATCAGGAAACGTCAGTGGAGTTTGTGTCTATGAAGCCCGAAGGCTCTTCAGTTCAGAATGTTCTTTAAGAAAcccttttttctaaatttgttaAAGAGGCAGCATTGTGAGAAAACATTATATGTAGTGTAGAACCCTATTTTTCCCTATGTTTTGTTCCCTATGTGTTTTTCCCTAATAGAGTAAGTTCTAGGACTAGAAACTCCTAAATATCCAAAAGTACAAttggaaacatttttttatggGTGTAAGAAACCAGGGGCCTAGGAGACTAAAAAACAGGAAAGCGGGTgaaacaaaaggttaaatatagaacctttaagggttctttggtttgccCCGATAAcagatgtttttatgtttttccattaaaatcaaAATCCTACCCTATAGTATTTCTATAGCGCAACGGGTATTTACTGTACAAGATGCATGCAAGCCGCTTAGTCGCCCTTGACAGCTAGTGATATAGGATAGCTCTCCTTGCACACATTACAAAATTCAGTCTCACACTGACCTCAGAAAAGAGCACCGATATTCACCACAGATGCTTCCCTTACAGGATGGAGGACCATGTGTTGGCACAGGGGCACAGGAGACATATATGCCACTGTCTGCTATGCCTTCCCTCCTCTTCCACTGATTCATCCCACGTTGCCAGAATTCAACAACTAGGCCACAGAGTCCTGCTTATGGCCCTCAGACGGCCGGCAAGACTACTGCTTTTGCTGGTAGTTGGAATACCCTGGTGGCTTCCATGTTGAGCAGATCAGATGCCCCATTTAGACAGATGGTCACCTGTGTCTGTTGGTCTGTCACCTCATAATGATTTACCAATTGAGGACTCATTCTGAGGGTGTAGTATCTTCCCCTTGTATTATTAAATAGACAAAATGAGTGGGGAAGAACTACATGCTCTGGCAATAAGCCCATTTTGCATTGGTGGCCAGACGACTCTTGGCTTTATCTGGGTTTTGACCCAAGGTCACATTACTCAGTTTCATGAACCTGCCTATTGACCTTGCTGTGGGTCAAATCATGGGATAGATTTGTAGAGCATTCCTTGCTATGCCTGGTGCACCCTCTACAATGTTATTCAGACCAGATGGTGGCCATCTGATTCTTAGACCATCTGTTAATCTGCCACACTGGAAGGACACTGGCCATAAGAGGCTAGACTACTGGGTGGTGGATGTCATAACTATGGCTTACAGATGGTCCCTATAACGATATGCCACTTATCATGGACGTTATTAAGAGGTGCACTAGAGCCTATAAGATTGGTAAACTAAGGGACTAGTAAAACAGGAGACTGGGATACTGCAGAAGGTGGTAACAGGTAACAATAATGATCAGGGGGTCAGGTGAACAAGGTGAACAGTAATGGAGGAACAAGGAGGATGACAAAATGCTCTACCTGATCTTAACATGCATTCCAATTTGCGATGGTATCTGCAGGTGCATCTATGTGAGGCAAAAGGAATGAAGGATTTTATGAAGGACAACGGTAGTGATATCGGGGATGAGCCTATTCTGGTGGCTGTAAAGATCCTCAGAGAGGATGCAACAAAAAACGCAAGGTATGCACGAGATACAATCATGGTTCAAAAAATCTAAGACCACTACCAAGAACTTGTTTCTAATtacaataaaagaaaacaaaaccattcCATGTTGCCACGAATAACATGAccacattttatatcattcaaTTCATATGGAATTTCACAATTTTTCCCAGGAATGACTTTTTAAAGGAGATCAGGATCATGTCAAGGTTGCGAGACCCCAACATTATTCGCTTGCTggctgtgtgtgtagagagcgACCCCCTGTGTATGATCACGGAGTACATGGAGAACGGAGACCTCAACCAGTTCCTCTCTCGCCACAAGCTTGAAGATTTGGGACAAGACCCAGAGCACACAGCCACCATCAGGTTGTTCAAATGCTtgtagtggtttttttttttttttttttttttttttttgcaggctaAGCGTTAATATTGAGATTATTTTTGGATAATTAAAAGGGTaagatatatacattttattcacaaaacacTTATCTGGTTGTCTCATGAAGCAGGTTTAACTTAACCTGGGTACCTAGCTAAGTTCCAGCTTAACAAAACCTAAAAAATGCAACCATGGTTAACTTGTCTCATGTTTGCATTAACACCTTGCTCTGTGGATTCTTTCTACACTACGAGAAAACTGTTTGTTGCACTTTACTTTGGGTGGTGTTAAGCAACAGACCCATTATAATCTTGTTCTCTTTGCAGTTACAGTGTCCTGATTAACATGGCTGCTCAGATCGCTTCAGGTATGAAGTATCTGTCTTCTCTTAACTTTGTGCACCGTGACTTGGCCACACGTAACTGCTTGGTGGGGACAAATTACACCATCAAGATTGCAGATTTTGGCATGAGCAGGAACCTGTATCGTGGAGATTACTACCTCATCCAGGGCCGAGCCGTGCTCCCTATCCGCTGGATGTCCTGGGAGAGCGTTCTCCTGGTAGGACCTGTTGTACTGATTGGTAGGGATAGAAAAATAGAAACTGAAAGCTGTGTAGGTAGCAGATCAAGACAACTTGAAGTATTGAAATCTACACCTAAAGGTCAAGAGGATTTAAACCAGAAAATACTGTCCTTTCGCAGATTATAACTAGGTATCACATTCTGTTGGTTTGACTTACTAGCAAATAGACCAAAGGACATCACAGGCAGAACCAAACGCTATTTGCTGTCATGTAAATGTACTCCAAATGGAAACTTGAACAGAaacacctgtacccctgctGATTCATACAATTAACAGCctgtcatgtggcagcagcacaatgtgcaaaatcattcagatacaggtcaagagcttgagTTAACTGTGGCAGCAGGAGCACAGTTTCAGCAAAACTGGACAGCTTCCATTCTTCAACTGACCAATTTTGGTGCCTACGGTAGCCTCAGGTTcatgtttttggctgacagaagtggaacccaatgtggtcttctactgttCTAGGCCATCCACTTCAAGACATGTTGTTCAATCCGAGATACCTTTCTCCTCGCCACAGTTGTAAAGattggttatttgagttacagtaGACATTCTGTCCGCTCAAatcagtctggtcattctcctctgactgcTCTTATCAACGAGGTGTACCCACTCACAGAATTGTCtcacactggatgttttttttgcaccagtGTATGTAAATTCTAAAAATTTTGGAGTGTGAAAACTGTACaatgagatcagcagtttctgaaatactcaaaccagcccatctggcagtaacaaccatgccacggtcaaagtcatgattttatgattttatgcattgcactgccaCCATAAGGTTGGCTGATCAGATAacagcatgaatgtgcaggtataCAGGCATCTTTAATGAAACAGATGGTGAGAATATACGTATAT
Protein-coding regions in this window:
- the ddr2b gene encoding discoidin domain-containing receptor 2 isoform X3 gives rise to the protein MSIMQCSFILLVFIGAVRSQVNPATCRYPLGMTGGKIQDEDISASSQWSESTAARYGRLDFDDGDGAWCPEANGPRRQMEFLQIDLRILHFVTLVGTQGRHADGAGNEFAQRYRIKYSRDGSRWVSWRDRKGSQIIEGNKNAYDIVLKDLEPPIIARFVRFMPITDPTASVCMRVELYGCEWLDGLVSYSSPAGEEMTIGGQQVYLNDSVYDGAMGYSMTEGLGQLTDGSWGLDDFTQSHVYGVWPGYDYVGWSNASFSSGSVEMTFEFDRIRNFTSMKVHCNNMYTSGVRIFQKVVCYFHSESDWEARPVSFKPIVDVTSPSARFVTVALGNRMANAIRCQFAFSDTWMMFSEIAFQSDTAVYNTSLVPTKRGHPTSTQPGLDPTHKTDDSNTRILIGCLVAVIVILLAIIIIILWRQVWQKMLEKASRRMLDDELSSHLSGHREPFSHRQSSLSSDSESTGTYERVFPLGFVYQEPSGLRKSPEFQAMENLETDVVRQQKATSSHCYSIATISMPPGRDGALEEFPREKLTFKDKLGEGQFGEVHLCEAKGMKDFMKDNGSDIGDEPILVAVKILREDATKNARNDFLKEIRIMSRLRDPNIIRLLAVCVESDPLCMITEYMENGDLNQFLSRHKLEDLGQDPEHTATISYSVLINMAAQIASGMKYLSSLNFVHRDLATRNCLVGTNYTIKIADFGMSRNLYRGDYYLIQGRAVLPIRWMSWESVLLGKFTMASDVWAFGVTLWEMVTLCKEQPYSQLSDDRVIENMGEFFRDQNKQVYLPKPLCCPDALYSLMHSCWTRNAKERPTFEQIHAALLECQAGNVLSDESDTNTQF
- the ddr2b gene encoding discoidin domain-containing receptor 2 isoform X2, whose translation is MSIMQCSFILLVFIGAVRSQVNPATCRYPLGMTGGKIQDEDISASSQWSESTAARYGRLDFDDGDGAWCPEANGPRRQMEFLQIDLRILHFVTLVGTQGRHADGAGNEFAQRYRIKYSRDGSRWVSWRDRKGSQIIEGNKNAYDIVLKDLEPPIIARFVRFMPITDPTASVCMRVELYGCEWLDGLVSYSSPAGEEMTIGGQQVYLNDSVYDGAMGYSMTEGLGQLTDGSWGLDDFTQSHVYGVWPGYDYVGWSNASFSSGSVEMTFEFDRIRNFTSMKVHCNNMYTSGVRIFQKVVCYFHSESDWEARPVSFKPIVDVTSPSARFVTVALGNRMANAIRCQFAFSDTWMMFSEIAFQSDTAVYNTSLVPTKRGHPTSTQPGLDPTHKTDDSNTRILIGCLVAVIVILLAIIIIILWRQVWQKMLEKASRRMLDDELSSHLSGHREPFSHRQSSLSSDSESTGTYERVFPLGFVYQEPSGLRKSPEFQAMENLVMSESSDPHTSITKDDVPPYAETDVVRQQKATSSHCYSIATISMPPGRDGALEEFPREKLTFKDKLGEGQFGEVHLCEAKGMKDFMKDNGSDIGDEPILVAVKILREDATKNARNDFLKEIRIMSRLRDPNIIRLLAVCVESDPLCMITEYMENGDLNQFLSRHKLEDLGQDPEHTATISYSVLINMAAQIASGMKYLSSLNFVHRDLATRNCLVGTNYTIKIADFGMSRNLYRGDYYLIQGRAVLPIRWMSWESVLLGKFTMASDVWAFGVTLWEMVTLCKEQPYSQLSDDRVIENMGEFFRDQNKQVYLPKPLCCPDALYSLMHSCWTRNAKERPTFEQIHAALLECQAGNVLSDESDTNTQF
- the ddr2b gene encoding discoidin domain-containing receptor 2 isoform X1; the encoded protein is MSIMQCSFILLVFIGAVRSQVNPATCRYPLGMTGGKIQDEDISASSQWSESTAARYGRLDFDDGDGAWCPEANGPRRQMEFLQIDLRILHFVTLVGTQGRHADGAGNEFAQRYRIKYSRDGSRWVSWRDRKGSQIIEGNKNAYDIVLKDLEPPIIARFVRFMPITDPTASVCMRVELYGCEWLDGLVSYSSPAGEEMTIGGQQVYLNDSVYDGAMGYSMTEGLGQLTDGSWGLDDFTQSHVYGVWPGYDYVGWSNASFSSGSVEMTFEFDRIRNFTSMKVHCNNMYTSGVRIFQKVVCYFHSESDWEARPVSFKPIVDVTSPSARFVTVALGNRMANAIRCQFAFSDTWMMFSEIAFQSDTAVYNTSLVPTKRGHPTSTQPGLDPTHKTDDSNTRILIGCLVAVIVILLAIIIIILWRQVWQKMLEKASRRMLDDELSSHLSGHREPFSHRQSSLSSDSESTGTYERVFPLGFVYQEPSGLRKSPEFQAMENLAVMSESSDPHTSITKDDVPPYAETDVVRQQKATSSHCYSIATISMPPGRDGALEEFPREKLTFKDKLGEGQFGEVHLCEAKGMKDFMKDNGSDIGDEPILVAVKILREDATKNARNDFLKEIRIMSRLRDPNIIRLLAVCVESDPLCMITEYMENGDLNQFLSRHKLEDLGQDPEHTATISYSVLINMAAQIASGMKYLSSLNFVHRDLATRNCLVGTNYTIKIADFGMSRNLYRGDYYLIQGRAVLPIRWMSWESVLLGKFTMASDVWAFGVTLWEMVTLCKEQPYSQLSDDRVIENMGEFFRDQNKQVYLPKPLCCPDALYSLMHSCWTRNAKERPTFEQIHAALLECQAGNVLSDESDTNTQF